In Pseudobacter ginsenosidimutans, the following are encoded in one genomic region:
- a CDS encoding S41 family peptidase, whose product MLSVEDMKTDLAFLWTALQEMHPGFGIYISGDSLLAKYEDAGSSLREPGTEDDFILHAYPFLSALGCGHTQLLHSLNYQQAPQQTASLPFDVLVNKQNAWVTNSRIKELTTGDEIISVNDIPVPAIIEAGSSLYCGDGYVSTFKELFLSEYGGFSDACVKHFHLKPPFRVVISTSGGITKTISAGAPDTSLAEKKNDPEKYAGWDRSETSEGTGFYIHKNNRIALLEVRQLVYGDTLVYEKCFEEISKKNIGKLILDMRHNGGGDLRITIKLLSYLMNDDFGMIKDLYSRIPDPSSSGFASSFDSGLSRNFDRICIPARKAGDEYHKNASPEFGQVFSPIAAAKTNRFNGKLIVLIDGATFSSAALFVAALKAQRNNVQFLGSETAGTEEGCNGFAMQILTLPNTGIRVQFPLLRVESMAKAPVHGRGLIPDHPVIYTPADIVQGNDPVLKKAMNLIK is encoded by the coding sequence TTGCTTTCTGTAGAAGACATGAAGACAGACCTCGCCTTCCTCTGGACTGCTTTGCAGGAAATGCATCCGGGATTCGGAATCTATATCAGCGGAGACAGTCTTTTGGCAAAGTATGAAGATGCTGGTTCATCTCTGCGGGAACCAGGGACTGAAGATGATTTCATTTTACATGCATACCCTTTTTTGAGTGCGTTGGGTTGTGGCCATACCCAATTACTGCATTCGCTCAATTATCAACAGGCGCCTCAGCAAACAGCTTCCCTGCCTTTCGATGTATTGGTAAACAAACAAAATGCCTGGGTCACCAACAGCCGAATAAAGGAATTGACTACGGGCGATGAGATCATCAGTGTAAATGATATTCCCGTACCTGCGATCATTGAAGCAGGCAGTTCGCTTTATTGCGGAGATGGATATGTAAGCACATTTAAGGAACTGTTCCTGTCTGAGTATGGTGGATTCAGTGATGCCTGTGTGAAGCATTTTCATTTGAAGCCACCTTTCAGGGTTGTCATTTCCACTTCAGGCGGAATAACCAAAACAATAAGCGCAGGTGCGCCGGATACAAGTCTGGCAGAGAAGAAAAATGATCCTGAAAAATATGCCGGATGGGACAGGAGCGAAACCTCTGAAGGCACAGGTTTTTATATCCATAAGAACAATCGGATTGCGTTATTGGAAGTCAGGCAGCTTGTATACGGTGATACACTGGTCTATGAAAAATGCTTTGAAGAGATCTCGAAAAAGAATATCGGGAAACTGATACTGGATATGCGGCATAATGGAGGCGGCGATCTGCGCATCACCATTAAATTATTGTCCTACCTCATGAATGATGATTTCGGCATGATCAAAGACCTGTATTCACGAATTCCTGATCCTTCCTCCAGCGGGTTTGCAAGTTCGTTCGACAGTGGATTATCCAGGAATTTTGATCGCATCTGCATACCTGCACGGAAAGCAGGAGATGAATATCACAAGAATGCCAGTCCGGAATTCGGACAGGTGTTCAGTCCAATCGCAGCTGCAAAGACCAACCGGTTCAATGGGAAGTTGATAGTTCTCATTGATGGCGCCACTTTTTCTTCTGCTGCACTTTTTGTAGCTGCGCTTAAAGCCCAGCGCAACAATGTACAGTTTCTTGGAAGTGAAACTGCCGGTACAGAAGAGGGATGCAATGGTTTTGCCATGCAGATACTTACGCTGCCCAACACGGGGATCAGGGTACAATTTCCATTGTTGAGGGTGGAGTCTATGGCTAAGGCTCCGGTGCATGGAAGAGGTTTGATCCCGGACCATCCGGTAATATATACTCCGGCGGATATAGTGCAGGGAAATGATCCGGTGCTCAAAAAGGCAATGAATTTGATTAAGTGA